From Domibacillus sp. DTU_2020_1001157_1_SI_ALB_TIR_016, a single genomic window includes:
- a CDS encoding ABC transporter permease, with translation MMTAMFGAAESGVIYAIMALGVYLSFRVLDFPDLTVDGSFVTGGAVASIMIVNGSDPFTATIVALFAGFLAGCATGILHTKGGINPLLSGILMMIALYSINLRIMGKPNVPLLAEETVMTKITNWFASEWSILLFMLLLTLIIKVVTDLFLKTEVGLSLRAVGDNEGMVRSFSANTGWMKVLGLGLSNALVAFSGALVAQYNGFNDVGMGIGMIVIGLASVIIGEAVIGHSSIARATLAVVVGAILYRMIVTLALRIEFLDTGDMKLITAVIVIIALVLPKVLDRQKAAARKKKRLQQLGGSSHA, from the coding sequence ATGATGACAGCCATGTTTGGCGCCGCGGAATCGGGCGTTATTTATGCGATTATGGCACTCGGTGTTTACTTGTCATTCCGGGTGCTTGATTTTCCAGACTTAACGGTAGACGGAAGCTTTGTAACAGGCGGAGCCGTTGCCTCGATTATGATTGTAAATGGAAGCGATCCATTTACAGCAACGATTGTCGCGCTGTTTGCCGGTTTTCTGGCTGGATGTGCAACTGGAATTTTGCACACAAAAGGCGGCATCAACCCGCTTTTATCCGGCATTTTGATGATGATTGCCTTGTACTCTATTAATCTGCGGATTATGGGCAAGCCGAATGTGCCGCTGTTAGCGGAAGAAACGGTAATGACCAAAATAACTAACTGGTTTGCCTCTGAGTGGAGCATTCTTTTGTTTATGCTCCTGTTAACGCTGATCATTAAAGTTGTCACAGATCTATTCTTGAAAACAGAAGTAGGACTGAGTCTGCGCGCTGTCGGAGACAACGAAGGAATGGTGCGAAGCTTTTCGGCCAACACAGGCTGGATGAAAGTGCTCGGTCTGGGTCTATCCAACGCCCTCGTGGCATTCTCAGGTGCCCTCGTTGCCCAGTACAATGGATTTAACGACGTTGGCATGGGGATTGGGATGATTGTCATTGGTCTTGCTTCCGTCATTATCGGTGAAGCGGTGATCGGGCATTCTTCTATTGCCCGGGCGACGTTGGCTGTTGTGGTCGGAGCGATTTTATACCGGATGATTGTGACACTTGCGCTCCGGATTGAATTTTTAGATACAGGTGATATGAAGCTGATTACAGCCGTTATTGTGATTATAGCGCTTGTTCTGCCAAAAGTGCTCGACCGGCAAAAAGCGGCTGCACGAAAGAAAAAACGGCTTCAGCAGTTAGGAGGCAGCAGCCATGCTTGA
- a CDS encoding ABC transporter ATP-binding protein, with product MLEMNQIFKVFYEGTPDEKIALNRVNLSMKPGDFVTVIGSNGAGKSTLMNVISGKLTPDMGTVTIDGTNMTSLAEHKRASKIGRVFQDPMAGTAPTMTIEENLALAYNRTKTRTLAFGVTKKRRDFYREKLEMLHLGLENRLQAKVGLLSGGERQALSLLMATFTDPKILLLDEHTAALDPSRAELITNLTKEIVDKLGLTTLMVTHNMQQALDLGNRLIMMDKGQIIFTANEAEKRRLTVEKLLAEFQKIKGGGGLSDRSLLS from the coding sequence ATGCTTGAAATGAACCAAATTTTTAAAGTGTTTTATGAAGGAACGCCCGATGAAAAAATTGCCTTGAACCGGGTAAACCTGTCGATGAAGCCGGGTGATTTTGTAACCGTGATCGGCTCAAATGGAGCAGGGAAGTCGACGCTGATGAACGTAATTTCCGGCAAGCTTACCCCGGATATGGGAACGGTCACGATTGACGGGACGAACATGACGTCGCTTGCCGAGCACAAGCGGGCATCCAAAATTGGCCGCGTGTTCCAGGATCCAATGGCGGGTACAGCCCCGACCATGACAATCGAAGAAAACCTGGCTCTTGCCTACAACCGGACGAAAACACGTACGCTCGCATTCGGTGTAACGAAAAAACGGCGTGATTTTTACCGGGAAAAACTTGAAATGCTCCACCTGGGCTTAGAAAACCGGCTGCAGGCAAAAGTCGGTCTTCTTTCAGGCGGAGAGCGGCAGGCGCTTTCTCTTTTGATGGCGACATTCACTGACCCGAAAATTTTGCTTTTGGACGAGCATACGGCAGCTCTTGATCCGTCACGGGCGGAGCTGATTACGAATTTAACGAAAGAAATCGTAGACAAGCTCGGTTTGACTACACTGATGGTTACCCATAACATGCAGCAGGCGCTTGATCTTGGCAACCGGCTGATCATGATGGACAAAGGGCAAATCATTTTTACGGCCAACGAAGCAGAAAAAAGAAGGCTGACCGTGGAAAAGCTGCTGGCAGAATTCCAAAAAATAAAAGGCGGCGGAGGCTTAAGCGACCGCTCACTTTTATCGTAA
- a CDS encoding DegV family protein has translation MGSIKIVTDSALDMTSDELQKLGITMVPLTVLIDGKTYLDTVDISAEAFLDKMAAAGELPKTSQPPVGRFLDVYNDLGADGSQIISIHMTGEMSGTYQAARQAAEMSSSDVTVVDSRYISKALSYQVLEAAQMASSGRSVENIIARLDEIRAETKLYIMVDTLENLVKGGRIGRAKGFIGSLLNIKPIADLDIGALSPVTKVRSHTKALRFFADQLSEELKGKELVHFSIMHAGRNSAAFSEKLKEEVERMTGFGQVEIGITAPIISAHAGPGAVGVMYQAK, from the coding sequence TTGGGCAGCATTAAAATTGTAACGGACTCGGCACTGGATATGACGAGCGATGAACTCCAAAAACTCGGCATTACGATGGTGCCGCTGACCGTCCTAATTGACGGGAAAACGTATTTGGATACGGTTGATATTTCAGCGGAAGCGTTTTTGGATAAAATGGCCGCGGCCGGAGAACTTCCGAAAACTTCACAGCCGCCAGTCGGCCGGTTTTTGGATGTGTATAATGATCTCGGTGCAGACGGCAGCCAGATCATTTCCATTCATATGACCGGGGAGATGAGCGGAACATATCAAGCGGCACGACAGGCTGCTGAAATGTCCTCATCCGATGTAACCGTCGTCGATTCACGCTATATTTCAAAAGCGCTTTCTTATCAGGTGTTAGAAGCGGCCCAGATGGCGTCGTCCGGCCGCAGCGTTGAAAACATTATCGCACGCCTTGATGAAATAAGGGCCGAAACGAAGCTGTATATTATGGTCGATACGCTTGAAAACTTGGTTAAAGGCGGGCGGATTGGCCGGGCAAAAGGCTTTATCGGCTCTCTGTTAAATATTAAGCCGATTGCGGACCTGGATATCGGGGCGCTGTCTCCGGTTACGAAGGTAAGATCGCATACGAAAGCGCTGCGTTTTTTTGCAGATCAGCTGAGTGAAGAGTTAAAAGGAAAAGAACTTGTTCATTTCTCGATTATGCATGCCGGCCGGAACAGTGCGGCTTTTTCAGAAAAGCTGAAAGAAGAAGTGGAACGGATGACCGGTTTTGGGCAGGTGGAGATCGGCATCACAGCGCCGATTATTTCCGCTCATGCCGGGCCGGGTGCTGTTGGCGTGATGTATCAGGCTAAATAA
- a CDS encoding cyclic-phosphate processing receiver domain-containing protein, whose translation MSINVFLDDYRTCPPDHTLVETIDECFDLLKSHAIGHLSLDHDLVSKSRNGFLLVQLMVEHQLFAERITIHSANSVGGKAMYRYLKDAQSNHQMPRAIQVILRPLPLHPPIDAYKKNRNGFV comes from the coding sequence ATGAGTATCAATGTTTTTCTTGACGACTACCGTACTTGTCCTCCTGACCATACACTTGTCGAAACAATCGACGAATGTTTTGATTTATTAAAAAGTCATGCCATCGGCCATTTGTCGCTGGATCATGATTTAGTCAGTAAAAGCAGGAATGGCTTTCTTCTCGTTCAGCTTATGGTCGAGCACCAGCTGTTCGCAGAGCGGATTACCATTCATTCAGCCAATTCAGTAGGCGGAAAAGCCATGTACCGCTACCTAAAGGACGCCCAGTCCAATCACCAAATGCCGCGGGCCATTCAAGTGATACTCCGTCCTTTGCCGCTTCATCCGCCTATAGATGCATATAAAAAAAACAGGAACGGCTTTGTTTAA
- a CDS encoding PCYCGC motif-containing (lipo)protein: MKKKLSIIILTMSIPFAAACGQDDDAQSHTSHTHTAQSGDLQEVTASADTLPAFLDNKEDDVRAVYAAAAKHAAVLDQIPCYCGCGESAGHKSSLNCFIAKQNNNEITWDDHGTRCGVCLDIAATAAAMTEESKSPQEIRTYIDHTYSEGYAEPTPTPLPGA; encoded by the coding sequence TTGAAAAAGAAACTATCAATCATCATTTTAACGATGTCTATTCCTTTTGCAGCCGCATGCGGACAGGATGACGACGCCCAGTCACATACCTCTCATACACATACAGCCCAAAGTGGCGACCTGCAGGAAGTGACAGCTTCAGCAGATACACTGCCGGCTTTTTTAGATAACAAAGAGGACGATGTAAGGGCTGTTTATGCAGCCGCTGCCAAACATGCGGCTGTGCTCGATCAAATACCGTGCTACTGTGGATGCGGAGAGTCTGCCGGCCATAAAAGCAGCTTGAATTGTTTTATTGCAAAGCAAAACAATAATGAAATCACCTGGGATGACCACGGCACTCGCTGCGGGGTCTGCCTGGACATTGCCGCCACAGCTGCAGCCATGACAGAAGAGAGCAAATCACCGCAAGAAATCCGTACTTATATTGATCATACGTATAGCGAAGGCTATGCAGAACCAACACCTACTCCGCTTCCAGGCGCTTAA
- a CDS encoding GDSL-type esterase/lipase family protein: MTALKWGAAGIILTLLLAGCGNNAQETVGTRVPQNIRIVSIGDSLTEGVGDSTNSGGYVPYLEDQLESLDQIKDASFVNYGKRGNRTDQLIKRLKEEKIGADIQQADIVMVTIGGNDVVKVVKENWSDLTVDTFEKEEEGYGERIRTVLQDIRAINEEAGIVLIGIYNPFGRVFVDTDDDEAIVQAWNKRAEEVAASFDRTVFVNVETVFGEGSDGLFFEDQFHPNDMGYEQMAGRIFDTINGDPLEELTSQKIVMPNEGSN; this comes from the coding sequence GTGACGGCGTTGAAGTGGGGAGCAGCGGGTATAATATTAACATTGCTGCTGGCCGGGTGTGGGAACAACGCACAGGAAACAGTAGGAACACGCGTCCCGCAAAATATAAGGATTGTGTCAATCGGGGATTCCCTGACAGAAGGAGTCGGAGATAGTACAAACTCCGGCGGCTATGTTCCATACCTGGAGGATCAGCTGGAATCGCTTGATCAAATAAAAGACGCATCGTTTGTGAATTATGGAAAGCGCGGCAACCGTACAGATCAGCTGATTAAACGGCTGAAAGAGGAAAAAATTGGAGCAGACATTCAACAGGCCGATATCGTTATGGTTACGATTGGCGGCAATGATGTCGTAAAAGTAGTAAAAGAAAACTGGTCGGATTTAACAGTGGATACATTCGAAAAAGAAGAAGAAGGCTATGGAGAGCGCATCCGCACTGTACTGCAGGACATAAGAGCCATTAACGAGGAAGCAGGCATTGTGCTGATCGGCATTTATAATCCGTTTGGCCGTGTTTTTGTTGATACGGATGACGACGAAGCGATTGTTCAAGCATGGAACAAGCGGGCAGAGGAGGTGGCCGCATCATTTGATCGAACTGTATTTGTAAATGTCGAAACGGTTTTTGGAGAAGGCAGTGACGGGCTGTTTTTTGAAGATCAGTTTCATCCAAATGATATGGGGTATGAACAAATGGCAGGCCGCATTTTTGATACGATCAATGGAGATCCGCTTGAAGAACTGACCAGCCAAAAAATTGTTATGCCAAATGAGGGATCAAATTGA
- a CDS encoding YpmS family protein gives MTKWKVAFFLLLGSIIAFMGMLLIFIFLPSGAEKPAILEAEGETAFHVTSTKAELNQLVNYYLAQEAGDAPIDYDVYIGNDVELYGSFPVLGTDVDYYMTFEPEAMENGNIVLHQKGLRVGLLDIPASYVLKTADSAYAFPDWVHVVPDEERIYVSLAEMRLDNGMRVKAESFNLAKDDIQFAVLLPEGAAE, from the coding sequence TTGACGAAATGGAAAGTGGCCTTTTTTCTACTGTTAGGCAGTATTATTGCCTTCATGGGAATGCTTTTAATTTTTATTTTTCTTCCGTCTGGCGCGGAAAAACCGGCTATTCTGGAAGCAGAAGGAGAAACGGCTTTTCACGTAACCTCCACAAAAGCGGAGCTGAATCAGCTCGTAAACTATTATTTAGCACAGGAAGCCGGCGATGCGCCGATCGATTACGATGTATATATTGGCAACGATGTAGAGCTGTATGGCTCTTTTCCGGTGCTTGGGACAGACGTTGACTACTATATGACATTTGAGCCGGAAGCGATGGAAAACGGCAATATTGTCCTTCATCAAAAAGGCCTGCGCGTCGGCCTGCTTGATATTCCGGCCTCATACGTACTGAAAACAGCCGACAGCGCATATGCGTTTCCCGACTGGGTGCACGTTGTGCCCGATGAGGAGCGGATTTATGTATCACTTGCCGAAATGCGGCTTGATAACGGAATGCGGGTAAAAGCTGAATCATTTAATTTAGCGAAAGACGATATTCAATTTGCGGTGCTTCTGCCGGAAGGAGCCGCAGAATAG
- the msrA gene encoding peptide-methionine (S)-S-oxide reductase MsrA, whose translation MEKAIFAGGCFWCMVKPFHEQPGIESVVSGYTGGHTENPTYEEVCSGATGHIEAVEITFNPNVFSYEKLLDVFWMQIDPTDAGGQFYDRGRSYMPAIFYTTEEQKQLAEESKQRLDASGRFKKPIVVEILPAEPFYSAEAYHQDYYKKNPAHYNAYQTGSGRAAFIQSHWRDMQ comes from the coding sequence ATGGAAAAAGCAATTTTTGCAGGAGGATGTTTTTGGTGCATGGTAAAGCCGTTTCATGAACAGCCGGGCATTGAGTCGGTTGTAAGCGGCTATACAGGAGGACACACAGAAAATCCAACGTATGAAGAAGTATGCAGCGGAGCAACCGGTCATATTGAAGCGGTTGAAATCACTTTTAATCCGAATGTTTTTTCATATGAAAAACTGCTCGATGTATTTTGGATGCAGATCGATCCGACCGATGCCGGCGGTCAATTTTATGACCGCGGACGATCTTATATGCCGGCCATTTTTTACACGACTGAAGAGCAAAAACAGCTCGCGGAAGAATCGAAGCAGCGGCTTGATGCAAGCGGACGGTTCAAAAAGCCGATTGTGGTAGAAATCCTGCCGGCAGAGCCGTTTTACTCGGCTGAAGCGTACCACCAGGACTACTACAAGAAAAATCCCGCTCACTATAATGCGTACCAGACTGGTTCAGGCCGGGCTGCTTTTATTCAATCACATTGGAGGGACATGCAGTGA
- the msrB gene encoding peptide-methionine (R)-S-oxide reductase MsrB, with the protein MNKENLKEKLTPMQYNVTQQNGTEPPFHNEYWNETAEGIYVDIVSGKPLFSSKDKYDAGCGWPSFTKPIEAVEVLEKRDLSHGMIRTEVRSKTADSHLGHVFPDGPMEAGGLRYCINSAALRFIRKEDLEAEGYGEYKDLF; encoded by the coding sequence GTGAATAAAGAAAACTTAAAAGAAAAATTAACACCGATGCAATATAACGTCACGCAGCAAAACGGAACGGAGCCGCCTTTTCATAATGAATACTGGAATGAAACGGCAGAAGGCATTTATGTAGACATCGTTTCAGGCAAGCCGCTGTTTTCTTCTAAAGATAAATATGATGCGGGCTGCGGCTGGCCAAGCTTTACGAAGCCAATCGAAGCGGTAGAGGTACTGGAAAAACGCGATTTGTCACACGGCATGATTCGAACAGAAGTGCGCAGTAAAACAGCTGATTCGCACCTTGGCCACGTATTTCCGGATGGCCCGATGGAAGCCGGCGGTCTGCGCTACTGCATTAACTCGGCTGCGCTCCGCTTTATCCGCAAAGAGGATTTAGAAGCAGAAGGATATGGAGAATACAAAGACCTTTTTTAA
- a CDS encoding YozE family protein, whose amino-acid sequence MHKSFYHYLMRYREEPPRDNLALFANEAFADPSFPKMADSYDVLSRYLEMDVDYLPTMSVFDEAWEKYEQDELNR is encoded by the coding sequence ATGCATAAATCATTTTATCATTATCTAATGAGGTACCGGGAGGAGCCGCCGCGCGATAATCTGGCTCTGTTTGCGAATGAAGCATTTGCGGACCCTTCCTTTCCGAAGATGGCGGATTCTTATGATGTATTAAGCCGTTATTTGGAAATGGATGTGGATTATTTACCGACGATGAGCGTATTTGATGAAGCGTGGGAAAAATATGAGCAGGATGAATTAAACCGGTGA
- a CDS encoding sporulation protein, whose product MALFNKALASIGIGNAKVDTKLERAKYTAGDVMRGIVEVKGGNVAQQVDSIYVSVMTTYVRETDDRKVVEEAAVVKEKLNEPFTINPGEVREFPLQLTLPYETPITQGKTRVWVATGLDIKQAVDPADKDYIDVHPTVMAEEVLDGVRALGFRLREVECEHARLTKYPFVQEFEFVPVTGEYAGKLDELEVSFLQQSKEEVEVLLQVDRRARGLGGFLSEAMGTDETNIRLRISRQQLSGLRKMLDETIRRFA is encoded by the coding sequence ATGGCATTGTTTAACAAAGCATTGGCAAGCATTGGAATTGGAAACGCAAAGGTGGATACGAAGCTGGAACGAGCCAAATACACAGCCGGTGATGTGATGCGCGGCATTGTAGAGGTAAAAGGCGGAAATGTAGCCCAGCAGGTGGATTCCATCTACGTCTCGGTGATGACGACGTATGTGCGGGAAACAGATGACCGCAAAGTAGTGGAGGAAGCAGCGGTTGTAAAGGAAAAATTAAATGAACCCTTTACCATTAATCCTGGTGAAGTACGGGAGTTTCCGCTTCAATTGACGCTTCCCTATGAAACGCCGATTACACAGGGGAAAACGCGGGTTTGGGTCGCAACAGGCCTTGACATTAAGCAGGCAGTGGATCCGGCCGATAAAGATTATATTGATGTTCATCCTACTGTCATGGCAGAAGAAGTGCTCGATGGCGTCCGTGCACTTGGATTCCGTCTGCGCGAAGTGGAATGTGAGCACGCCCGCCTGACAAAATATCCATTTGTGCAGGAGTTTGAATTTGTGCCAGTAACAGGCGAGTATGCCGGCAAGCTGGACGAACTGGAGGTCTCATTCCTGCAGCAGTCGAAAGAGGAAGTGGAGGTGCTGCTGCAGGTGGATAGACGGGCACGCGGCCTGGGCGGATTTTTGTCTGAAGCAATGGGCACCGATGAAACAAATATCCGCCTGCGCATTTCCCGCCAGCAGCTTTCAGGATTGCGGAAGATGCTAGATGAAACGATCCGCCGCTTTGCTTAA
- the deoD gene encoding purine-nucleoside phosphorylase — MSVHIGAKQGDIAETVLLPGDPLRAKYIAETFLENPVCYNEVRGMLGFTGTYKGKKVSVQGTGMGVPSISIYVNELIQSYDVKNLIRVGTCGAIQQDVKVRDVILAMTSSTDSSMNRVTFPGIDYAPAADWSLLKAAFDAGTEKGLQLKVGGVFTADQFYNDNADHKKWAQYGILAIEMETTALYTLAAKFGRRALSVLTVSDHIITGEETTAEERQTTFNEMIQVALEAAVLSK; from the coding sequence ATGAGTGTACACATTGGCGCAAAACAGGGCGATATCGCCGAAACAGTCCTGCTTCCGGGCGACCCGCTGCGGGCAAAATATATTGCGGAGACGTTTTTGGAAAATCCGGTCTGCTATAACGAAGTTCGTGGCATGCTGGGCTTTACCGGTACATATAAAGGAAAGAAGGTATCTGTTCAAGGTACCGGCATGGGTGTGCCGTCGATTTCGATTTATGTGAATGAGCTGATTCAAAGCTATGACGTCAAGAACTTGATTCGGGTCGGTACTTGCGGAGCGATTCAGCAGGACGTAAAGGTACGTGATGTGATTTTAGCGATGACGTCATCAACAGATTCCAGCATGAACCGCGTGACGTTCCCGGGAATCGACTATGCGCCGGCAGCCGATTGGTCCCTGCTGAAAGCAGCTTTTGATGCCGGTACGGAAAAAGGGCTTCAGCTGAAAGTGGGCGGCGTGTTCACAGCGGATCAGTTTTACAACGACAACGCCGATCATAAAAAATGGGCTCAGTACGGCATTTTAGCCATTGAAATGGAAACAACCGCTCTTTACACGCTGGCAGCAAAATTCGGCCGCCGTGCCCTGTCGGTGCTGACGGTAAGTGACCATATTATCACAGGTGAGGAAACAACAGCCGAGGAACGTCAGACAACGTTCAATGAAATGATCCAAGTGGCGCTTGAAGCGGCGGTTCTATCTAAATGA
- a CDS encoding M15 family metallopeptidase, translated as MKKTALTLAAALMLAGCTPAKEEPVKESEQTAPAKEAVKEETGPVIDASYFNQLKEVDGVQEIQNPENMMVLVNKEFALPSDYSPPDLVRPNVQFSFGNQDIEKSYMRKEAATALETMFKGAEEDKIYLFAVSGYRSYSRQEEILAAGAAASSEEQALKSIAPPGMSEHQSGLAMDISSEGNQFELNEEFEATEEGRWLKDHAHEYGFILRYPKGKEDITQYIYEPWHFRYVGKEAAALIYKNGWTLEEYFEQVKPAE; from the coding sequence ATGAAAAAAACAGCTTTAACCCTGGCAGCGGCTTTGATGCTTGCCGGATGTACACCAGCAAAAGAAGAACCTGTAAAAGAAAGTGAACAAACAGCACCTGCAAAAGAAGCCGTAAAAGAAGAAACGGGACCTGTCATTGACGCATCGTATTTCAATCAATTGAAAGAGGTGGACGGTGTGCAGGAAATTCAAAATCCGGAAAATATGATGGTGCTTGTGAACAAAGAGTTTGCGCTGCCTTCTGATTACAGCCCGCCGGATTTGGTTCGCCCGAATGTGCAGTTTTCCTTCGGCAACCAGGACATTGAGAAAAGCTATATGAGAAAAGAAGCAGCCACCGCGCTTGAAACGATGTTTAAAGGGGCGGAAGAAGACAAGATTTACTTGTTTGCCGTGTCAGGCTATCGCTCCTATAGCCGCCAGGAAGAAATTTTAGCGGCCGGGGCGGCAGCAAGCAGCGAAGAACAAGCCCTAAAATCGATCGCTCCGCCAGGCATGAGTGAGCATCAGTCAGGGCTTGCCATGGATATTTCCTCTGAAGGCAATCAATTTGAACTCAATGAAGAGTTTGAAGCGACAGAGGAAGGCCGCTGGCTCAAAGATCACGCCCATGAATACGGTTTTATTCTTCGTTACCCGAAAGGCAAGGAAGATATTACCCAGTATATATATGAACCGTGGCATTTTCGCTATGTCGGCAAGGAAGCAGCGGCTTTGATTTACAAAAACGGCTGGACACTCGAGGAGTATTTCGAACAGGTGAAACCAGCAGAGTAA
- a CDS encoding S41 family peptidase codes for MEEEKPEQGHYVKIKRFPFIIMIFALVFITAAVTTLTLAFGDEKAVEVGAPDRSEFSKLYEAYDKIQSTYYEDVDQDKLVNGAINGMIDSLEDPYSDYMDEKEASQFHEEVSSSFQGIGAEVQEQDGYIVVVSPIKGSPAEKAGLKPNDMILSVDGKSIQGMSASEAVLLIRGEKGTKVTLEVRKAGTEKAQKMTIVRDDIPIETVYAEMQKNGIAHIQITSFSEHTAEEFETALADMKKEGMKGIVLDLRQNPGGLLDQAIDMATLFVPEGKNILQIESGGKTEAYKAEGGEKIELPTAVLIDSGSASAAEIMAAALNESAGIPLIGEKSFGKGTVQSAEDFSDNSNLKLTTAKWLTPNGTWIHKKGIKPDAVVALPDYANLTYINPESKLQLESMSDEVKTAEKMLSALDYNPGKSDGYFDESTESAVKEFQKAAKIEETGILTGASTTKLMENLRLKLEQNDTQLNRAIQSVQAKIK; via the coding sequence ATGGAAGAAGAAAAGCCGGAACAGGGCCATTATGTCAAAATAAAACGATTTCCGTTTATTATAATGATTTTTGCGCTCGTGTTTATTACGGCGGCGGTAACGACACTAACGCTTGCTTTCGGTGACGAGAAAGCAGTTGAAGTTGGAGCGCCGGACCGTTCAGAGTTCAGCAAATTATATGAAGCATACGACAAAATTCAAAGCACGTACTATGAAGATGTGGATCAGGACAAGCTCGTCAACGGTGCGATCAACGGGATGATTGATTCACTTGAAGATCCATATTCAGATTATATGGATGAAAAAGAAGCTTCCCAGTTCCATGAAGAAGTATCCAGCTCGTTCCAGGGAATTGGAGCTGAAGTACAGGAGCAGGACGGTTACATTGTCGTCGTATCGCCGATTAAGGGATCTCCTGCCGAAAAAGCGGGCTTAAAGCCGAATGATATGATTCTTTCCGTAGATGGAAAAAGCATTCAAGGCATGAGCGCTTCCGAAGCCGTTCTTCTGATCCGCGGCGAAAAAGGAACGAAAGTAACATTAGAAGTGCGAAAAGCCGGAACGGAAAAAGCACAGAAAATGACGATCGTCCGCGACGATATTCCGATTGAAACGGTGTATGCCGAAATGCAGAAAAACGGCATCGCCCATATTCAAATCACAAGCTTTTCCGAGCATACAGCGGAGGAGTTTGAAACAGCCCTCGCTGATATGAAAAAAGAAGGCATGAAAGGCATTGTGCTGGATCTTCGTCAAAATCCGGGCGGCCTGCTTGATCAGGCCATCGACATGGCCACCCTTTTTGTACCGGAAGGCAAAAACATTTTACAAATCGAATCTGGCGGCAAAACCGAGGCGTATAAAGCGGAAGGCGGCGAGAAAATTGAGCTTCCGACCGCTGTGTTAATTGACAGCGGCAGTGCCAGCGCGGCAGAAATTATGGCGGCAGCTCTAAATGAATCGGCCGGCATTCCGCTTATTGGTGAAAAATCCTTCGGAAAAGGCACCGTTCAATCAGCGGAGGACTTCAGCGATAATTCTAATTTAAAGCTGACCACAGCAAAATGGCTGACGCCGAACGGAACATGGATTCACAAAAAAGGCATTAAGCCGGATGCGGTTGTAGCGCTTCCTGATTATGCAAACTTGACGTATATTAATCCGGAATCCAAGCTGCAGCTTGAATCGATGTCAGATGAAGTGAAAACAGCTGAAAAAATGCTGTCGGCCCTTGACTACAATCCGGGCAAATCGGACGGCTACTTCGATGAATCAACAGAAAGTGCCGTAAAAGAATTCCAAAAAGCGGCAAAGATTGAGGAAACGGGTATCCTAACCGGTGCTTCTACGACGAAACTGATGGAGAACCTTCGCTTAAAGCTGGAACAAAACGATACACAGCTAAACCGGGCGATCCAGTCCGTGCAGGCAAAAATCAAATAA
- a CDS encoding SDR family oxidoreductase — protein sequence MAKRALITGGSKGIGRKTAEYLAAAGCSVVINYRSDAASAELFATELSNRFGVQASAVQGDVSRKEDCENIASFSGEIDILIHNAGPYIKERKPMADYSWDEWHGLISGNLTSVFYLSKLLLPGMKERGWGRLIAFGFDRVETAPAWVDRSAFAAAKTGLASLIKTIALEEASSGITANMICPGDIAGKWKEEDINAAEGKPAPLVPVGRPGTGGDIARVAAFLASEASAFITGAIIPVTGGQDVLCKHFRNGT from the coding sequence ATGGCAAAACGCGCCTTGATCACAGGCGGTTCAAAAGGAATTGGGCGGAAAACGGCGGAATACTTAGCAGCCGCAGGATGTTCAGTCGTCATTAACTACCGCTCAGATGCAGCAAGTGCAGAATTGTTTGCAACAGAGCTGTCAAACCGGTTTGGCGTACAGGCGTCAGCTGTACAAGGAGATGTGTCACGAAAAGAAGATTGTGAGAACATTGCTTCCTTCTCTGGAGAGATTGATATTTTAATACACAACGCAGGACCATACATAAAAGAACGAAAACCAATGGCCGACTATTCCTGGGACGAGTGGCACGGGCTGATCAGCGGTAATTTAACCTCCGTATTTTACTTGTCAAAGCTTCTCCTGCCGGGTATGAAGGAGCGGGGGTGGGGCCGGCTGATTGCATTTGGCTTTGACCGTGTTGAAACAGCACCGGCCTGGGTGGACCGTTCCGCTTTTGCAGCTGCCAAAACAGGACTTGCCTCGCTGATCAAAACGATTGCCCTGGAAGAAGCATCATCCGGCATCACAGCGAATATGATTTGTCCGGGAGACATTGCGGGCAAGTGGAAAGAAGAAGATATAAACGCTGCAGAGGGAAAACCGGCTCCGCTTGTGCCGGTCGGCCGGCCGGGAACCGGCGGGGACATTGCCCGGGTAGCCGCATTTCTTGCTTCCGAGGCTTCCGCTTTTATTACCGGTGCGATTATTCCGGTAACGGGCGGACAGGATGTGCTTTGCAAGCATTTTCGAAATGGAACATAA